atatatatatatatatatatatatatatatatatatatatatatatatatatatatatatatgtcgcaaACAGGCAATCTTAATGCAAAACAAAATTAAGCTGAAGATCTTTCGATCTCtcttgcgtcatcaggagctatacaaACTTGCAAGACTAGCAGCAGATAGGAGGGAAAATCAGTGTCTGCTGATATTACCtttatgataattgtactaatTAAAAAATGCTAGATTATTTGACCAATTAACACGTGTTAGTCTTAGATAATATATGCAGAGGCAATCACCTCAGGAATAAAACACAAAGTGTCTTGGTTTTATTGCCAACAATTTTGTTAAGTAATCGTCAAGGGACATCATATCTACATTGAGTCGATGGATATCCTGTGTCATATACAAGCAAAAATAAAGATACTCGTAATCTGTGCTGAAGAGATTGCTCATCAAAAGCTGCTAGAGTAAGGCTTCAGATTTTCCGGGGTACCAACGAAAGTATTATCAcatgtaaattgtgagttcattacctctgtaacttgctcagctatcagaactttggagtccagtccctggaccaattatgtacctctgtaatcttttgactaccgcccacaggatgggtatggggtgcataacaaacatattaaactaacatgtTTAATGTTAAAATCGAGTGTGCTTGACTTTCGGAGTGCTTGATTTATTTATTAGCATATGGGGACACAGTGCTTCAATACCTCGGATGGGAGTATCGTTCAGCACCTCTCCAGCGCATGGGAATCATTCAgtagtgaaggctcgatcctccatgcacCAATTCGAGACAGATTCACTGCTTATCTCTACTGCTAACTTTTGTGGTTGTCTTCAGTGTGGGAGAATTTTTTTATTCCCTCCCAACCGTAGCGTCTCTTGTCTTCACTAGTCTCTGTCATGAATGCCTTCTGCCCATAGAAAAGCTCCACAGAAGGATTCCCAGTGTAGAGGAACTCTGTCTGGACGTGAGGGACGTGAGCGAGGTGGGCCACAAGCCCCGTGGTGAAGACATCTTCCAGCCATAGGAAGGGGGTTTGGGCCACGTACTTCAGTAACCTCCTAACGGCGTGTGCACCCACAATATAGGCAGGACCTAGCACGAAGGGTGGGAAGATGTTCTCCGGGTACTCCTCCTGAAGAAAAGTTAAGAAGGTTAGTGGCTTGTGCAGCAGGTGAAGTAGGTAAATATAAGTGATCTTATGAATAACGTTTACCTCGGTAGATTTGATTTTTCGCCGCTGGCGCTACAAGTGTACGGACACAAGCTGAGATTATTATTGTAATTGTATTTACGTAAAGAACTAAATGCATGCGGACCATTCAGTGTTAAAGATTCGATTATCCGTTCGCCTTATACACTTAGAACCACCCAAAGTGCAGAGAATTAGACAGCAATCTCCACAAGCTACTGCTATACACCTGCATGCAAGAATAAGGTTACTGTCTGACAATTACCACAAGGAGGACCGAATCTTCACCACTCCTAAATGACCTATTCAAGTGTAGTTTCCTAAAACATAATATCCCACAAGCTTGTGTATATCAGTGGTTCAAACATGGAATTAATTTGCATAAGCAATCAAACTTAAAAATATTGCTTATAGTTACTCACTATAGCGAGACTCCACTTGCCTCTCCTGTGAGGGGACGAGCGAGTCTGTAACCTGCCGTAGATGTAGTCAGTGGGTGTGAGAGACAATGATCCATCATCACTGAGGCTTCCAGTGGAGTTGACGCTCTTCGTAAATGTAACAAAGAAAACGGAATTCAAGCGTAGCAAAAACACTGGATGCAGTCACAACAAAGAAAGTGGGATGCGTTCATTACTCatgaataataatcataataataattatgacaaGGGTAACATTACTGTTATTCTTTTGCAATTCATAATAATAACACCTAAAGCTTATGTAGTTATTACCTGAAGACGGTAAGATACACATACACTGGGAAGTATTTATCTCTCAAATCACAGGACataaacactgagaggtgtatttctctcagcgtatatataatgaatttactgtaattcctgttttaaggattaaagtattcttgtctggtggtgtaaAGGTCACCGTTCAGCCTTATTATTAACACCCTTGTAGCCAACACCTTTTCAACGCCATGAACCTACCATAACCATCTATTAATGGTTAATGGTGCCTGTGCTATGGAATAAAGCTTGCTTAGTATTAATGTACATGTGAATTAAACCTTTGATGACTTTTTTTGTAGTGGCTAAGCTTTAAAGAACCTGATTCATCAGAGAACGAGCAACGAttggcagacggaggatcgaacctgcaCCGCTCCTTGCCTCTCAGTGACCCaaagttctgttaatgattcaaaatcacttatTAAGTGATTTCATttatataggtaaaacttgcgatttattcttgtcgaataaggcaagcgaaaatttgtgcatgcaataatttcgcaaaatcattctgaacctaacgaaaaatatatatttcattgtgtttgtttattattaaattattgtaaatttatctaaaatatatttaactggattaagctaaattaaattgcacttgttataatcaGTTTAGATAAGTtttataaggttcttttggtacaaaattattattttttacataacataaataaaaaaatatatatctttaaacatataagataaaattttagaaaggacttaattttaaatgagttcttgctaattgaccaggttCACCTACTCAGCACGACATAACCATTCAACTACTAGGTTGAGCGGTGAAATGAGCAATATAACTTACCAAACTCAGCTGCTGGTTACTACTCGAGGTCGATAAACGAGGTGGAGAGGCGAGGGTGTCGTTACTCGCTGGAGTCTTGGGGGTAGTGACAGAGAACAGACCACGTAGATATTTCCCCAGACAGTAGGGGTTGACTAACACATCGTCGTCCACCTTAGCGATGAAGGGAACATGTGTGCAGTGTTGGGACACCCACGACAACCACGAGATGGCTTTGTAAGTAAGATTCCTGTAGAGGAAGAGGGAAAGCAGAGCTAgactgatggtgtgtcactggtggtagtggtgagttatGAAGCGGTGGCGTGTATGGTCGAAGTAAGGTTGATTGTGGGGTGGTGTTTGAGGCGAGGTAGTTAAGAGCGGAGTTGCAATGTTCTGTAGTAGTAGTGACGAGGTAGTCAGGATCAGTGAGGCTGTTTTAGATAAAGAAACTGGAACAATAATTCAGTTTGTTCCATGACGGAGCCAGTGCGGGACATAGTTATGACTGTCAAAGTACGGAGACACCACATTCACCCTCGGTCCCTCGCTCACCTGTAGGAGTCGACGAAGGTGTTCTGAATAAGATCATGGAACAAGGCAGCCTCCGTGTCGAGGGCGTCCTGCAACTCAGCGTCCTGCGTCAGTCCTACTACGAAGAGCACCCTGAGGAGGAGCCAACGGTCACCCAGGAACCAGAGGACATAAGAGTACTCGTAATATTTCCAATTCCATCCCTCCCCCTTTCCTAGGAATATAACAACTGTACACAACTACCTTTCCGCCATGTTGCTATTACACAGAATAAGGTAAGCCGCACACTGAGCGTGTGTTTAAGGTCATTCATTAATAAATCTATTTTATCGCTTTCCTCAATTTCTGTATTATCTCTTTCCCTGACCTTCCTTTTAGCACCTCCGTTAGACTCGACACTAGCCACTCCCTATCTAACCTTCTTTTCAATCCTCTTTCTTATCTTTTCTAATTGCCTTTAACCTCTTGATTAATAAGACAGGTGTGTAACACTTAGCTATCTTTACTTCCGTAATATATCTTAGCCTTTTTCTTACCGTGTCTCCCTATGgtgtgttaagtaaaaggacacaaatgcaactaatgtgacattttattttggcaacgtttcgctccccaggagctttatcaagccgttaccttgataaagcttgataaagctcatggagagcgaaacgttgccacaataaaatgtcacattagttgcacctgtgtccttttacttaacatattgtggctaattctaccaatattaatacagtcTTCCTATGGTACCTACCCTCAGGTCTATCCTATCATCCACTCTTACTCCTCATCTGTATCATAAACAGAAATATGGTAAACAGAAGATGGGGTTTAAGCTCATAGGAAATATCTCGTACGCTCTTTAGCAAGAATCTGAGACAGTGCCTTTAGATCCTCGGATAAAgggcccttcaccagcaccaaggggTCCCCTTTGGAAGGGCTGCCAGAGTCCTCACTTGAGTCCTGTCCTGGGGTAGAGTGCTGGATGAGCCCAGGTGCTCCTAATGAAGTTCCTGCCTCGTCTGTTGCCTGGAGCTGAGGGCACCAGTGCCAGCACCAGGGGCTGGGAGCTGCCGTCGTGGCACGGTGTCGCCTGGTTCAGTGGGTGCCGCCACCTCACGTGCTCAGGGATGAGGTTCACCTTAGGTGCGGTGAGGTTCACCTTAATCTTGCCATGAATGAACCTGAAATAACACCCACTATTGAAGTATTTAGATTACGCTCAATTTTCCACTTAAAATGTAGTTTAGAGAACATAATTTTTACTATAAATTCTGACATTTAGATCATTCTGAACAAATTGCTATCACTGACAACCTGACTAGTCAGAACCTGGGCTGAAATTAATGGACGGAGGAGCGAGCATCAACAAATACACAAAAGTATTAAGTACAATCCCTCTACCTTAATATATAAAcagtagctacaagcagtatGTAAATAGGTAATAAGTATATAAACAGTAGATAGTAACGATAGATGCATCGTACAAGAGGTATGTGATCAGTAAGGACATCAGGCAATAGGTACCATCTGCTTACATTCAGATTAATATTAGGTGAAGCCTTCCTCTTACCTGAAACCATTCGGTTTATcgattagttttgattataataataatacctaaaacTTTCTATTTATTGGACTTAATCACCAGAAATCTCACAGGTGAATCTCGCAATAACTCGCGTAATAATACTTAAGCTCTGAAGAAAAAATTATCACTGACCTGAATCGCTGTTTGTGCATCTCTGAGAGGttgtgggatggtggtgttgtggtaatggaactgatggtagtggtgctggtgtcagcACTCGGCAAGTCAGACTCCCATACTCTGAGTGGGACGCCAACAATATTGTTACAAGAAGTCTGGGTTTATACTGTTATTGCActaaatataataacaataatctgaAAGACCTGTGAGTCAGGTGAGTCCTCACCTGAGAAGGCTCACCTGAAGAGGGTTCACCTGAGATGATCGTGGTATCCATGGGGTGTAAGGGGCGTGGTAGGCGTGGTAGCGTAGAAACTAAGCGTGAGGAATGCAACTACGGTCAGCAgctgtagtagcagcaacagcagtgtgcCCTCCTCTCGCCTGGTCACAGCAGCACCCACCAActtcactcttacaaccatctaCATACACAAAGTAGGTGTATtactataactactaccactactactactattactataactactaccacttctactactagcAGTACTCCTaccgctactactattactattaaaatattaataACGGCAACGATACAGTTTGCTTATTAAAATTAGTCTACATTGCAAAATACATGAACGGAAAATGTTAAATCAGTAGAAAAAAAGAGTAAATTTAAGAATGATCACATTTTTAAATATAACTGAGAAGGTGAAAACATTTATAAATGTACTCAAGGTGGGTCACTTTGTTCTCTGTGTGACCCATACACTGTATGTCACCTTAGTTAATATGTGTGTTCTTCCGGTTAATATGTGTGTGTTCCTTCAGTTAACATGTGTCTTTGGTTACTGTATGTTCTTGCAGTTATAGTGTATCTCTGGTTGTTGTGTAAACTGTAATCATAAATGACCCCAAAGGTTATTGCTTGACTCTGAAGTTATGGCTGGACTCTGTATTACTTTTAGATTAATCTAACCTTTAACTAACCTTATAGAGTGGACGACACTGCTGTTGTAGAGGATGTCATCACCatggctgttgctgttgttgttgtgagctCCTCTGCTGGACCCCCCACTCTACCAGggagcttacacacacacacacacacacacacacacacacacacacacacaggccaggagctgcaaccaaaaagtaggtgagtactcacacacacttcccacacaACTCCTctacacaacaggccaagtggcTTTCGACAAGTGCATTTGAAAACTAGTAACTAACTACAACTACAGCTACACTTTGACACTCAGGAGGGCCCATCTTTCGCATCTTCGACTGTGACTATCTTCGGTACTTGAGTCACCAAGTTTTTCGTGTTCGAGGCGAACAGCTTCGACACTTCGAAGATGCTGTTTAACTTGTCACACTTTGACGGTATTAACTCTGACTCTTCAAAGGCATGAGCCTCGACACCAGGAAGTTACAGTATCAACTTCAAGATTCAGGAGCAGCTTTCAAGGTGACCTTTTTTCTGGCATTTCAGCCTGATGAACATTGACACTTTAAATGCCAAGAAACAACGCTTCGTGGTGAAAAAATCTGCACCTCTAAGTTCCTTAAACAGTATGTTATTAGAAGTGAGCAGCAGCGTAAGTGCCGAAGCCACAGGACGCAGGTTGTGTGAGAGTGACGACGAGAGTCATCGTCACAAGGGTGAACAACTCGTATGTGAATGCTCTACCACAGGTGTTCACTGTACACAGATATCGTTAAAACTGTGAATACATAATTCCCAGACTCTgtaacacatgtatgtatatgcattATGCATACATGtatgattatatatatgtatatgtatacacacacacacattcgggTATACGAGTATACACTCTCTTAATTATTCTATTCTGCTCTATTGTGTCTAAAAGCCGGTACCACCTCAAACACACCTGCTATAATATTTCTATATTATAATTATGATAGACAGTCCTGGTTACGTCATGTTTGCattatagctaaaaaaaaatttgaccgcCCCACAAATACAATGATGAAGGAAGCAACGTTACCGTCACATATGGTGCGCTGTGTGACGTTACCGTCACATATGGTGCGTTGTGTGACGTTACCGTCACTCATGGTGCGGTGTGTGACGTTACCGTCACTCATGGTGCACTGTGTGACGTTACCGTCACTCATGGTGCGCTGTGTGACGTTACCGTCACATATGGTGCGTTGTGTGACGTTACCGTCACTCATGGTGCGGTGTGTGACGTTACCGTCACATATGGTGCGTTGTGTGACGTTACCGTCACTCATGGTGCACTGTGTGACGTTACCGTCACTCATGGTGCACTGTGTGACGTTACCGTCACTCATGGTGCGCTGTGTGACGTTACCGTCACATATGGTGCGTTGTGTGACGTTACCGTCACTCATGGTGCGGTGTGTGACGTTACCGTCACATATGGTGCGTTGTGTGACGTTACCGTCACTCATGGTGCGCTGTGTGACGTTACCGTCACCCATGGTGCGCTGTGTGACGTTACCGTCACTCATGGTGCGTTGTGTGACGTTACCGTCACTCATGGTGCGCTGTGTGACGTTACCGTCACTCATGGTGCGGTGTGTGACGTTATAGTCACTCATGGTGCTGTGTGTGACGTTATCGTCACTCATGGTGCGGTGTGTGACGTTACCGTCACTCATGGTGCGTTGTGTGACGTTACCATCACTCATGGTGCGTGTTGTGACGTTACCGTCACTCATGGTGCTTTGTGTGACGTTACCGTCACTCATGGTGCGTTGTGTGACGTTACCGTCACTCATGGTGCGTTGTACGACGTTACCGTCACTTATGGTGCGTTGTATGACGTTACCATCACTCATGGTGCGTTGTGTGACGTTATCGTCACTCATGGTGCGTTGTGTGACGTTACCGTCACTCATGGGGCGCTGTGTGACGTTACCGTCACTCATGGTGCGTTGTGTGACGTTACCGTCACTCATGGTGCGTTGTGTGACGTTACCGTCACTCATGGTGCGTTGTGTGACGTTATCGTCACTCATGGTGCGGTGTGTGACGTTACCGTCACTCATGGTGCGTTGTGTGACGTTACCGTCACTCACACATTGGTGACACTGCTTCGGAGGAGAAACACTGTATTGCCAACACTTTAGTGGGTGAAGAGCTTTTGATCCAGCGACTCGGAGCTAGGCTCTCCTCAGCTGATTACCTCCGATTCTGCTGGTGCTATACGACCCTATGGGATTAGCTCTtcccagtgataataataataataataataataataataataataataattatttccacgaggaagtggagcagaattcttcctccgtatgtcatgcgtgtcgtacgaggcgactaaagtgccgggagcaaAAGGTTAGTAACTTccctctcctgtatatattactaaacttaagaagagaaactttcgtttttctttttggtcaccctgcctcggtgggatacggctgattgttggaaaactaataataataataactacaataacaATAGCATTAATAACAAAACtaataacaacaacatcaccaccaccaccaactacaataataatgttaataatgatgataataatagtcAATAATAACAAAGGCGTAGAGTACAGTTATACCAGAGGCTCAGTTCAGTAATCAGGTCCACTACTAGAAGTTCATCAGATGCTCACAACAGGAGTCGTCAGCTATAAAGCAAAAATAAAATCTCCCACGAAACGTTTGCCGCGAAATCTGGCTGTGCACACTAGAATGTGTAGATAATatcaagataagatttcgttcggatttttaaccccggagggttagccacccaggataacccaagaaagtcagtgcgtcatcgaggactgtctaacttatttccattggggtccttaatcttgtcccccaggatgcgacccacaccagtcgactaacacccaggtacctatttgctgctaggtgaacaggacaacaggtgtaaggaaacacgtgtcgaaatgtttccacccgccgggaatcgaacccaggccctccgtgtgtgaagcgggagctttagccaccaggccaccgggccaagtGTGCTCACCTCCATCAATCCACGGCAAGTTCTCAAGTTCTGAAGCTTGTAGGTCATTCAGTGGAAAGACTGATGGAAGTTCCATCCTCTGTCTTCAGATAGAGgaggcataagaacataagaatggagaaactCCTCAGCAAGTTACTGGCCCATACATGGCAGGGTCTTCTCAACAtcaaccattcccacccaccaATTTGTATAACCTCTTACCatagctacccaagaatttgctGTCTATTTGACCGCAGCCTGTCAGTGAAAACTTATACACTCCATTTGGCTTCATACACAGAATATAATACCTAATAGTCTTCAACCTCCAGCCTCCCCCCAGGCCTTAGCCCCCCAGCCTCCCCCCAGGCCTTAGCCTCCCAGCCTCCCCCCAGGCCTTAGCCCCCCAGCCTCCTCCCAGGCCTTAGCCCCCCAGCCTCCCCCCAGGCCTTAGCCCCCCAGCCGTCAGTCCCCAGCCTGTGGTACCAGCCCCTACGAAGTTTCTGGGATAAGTCACGAAATCTGCAGTGACCGTCCTTGTTCTCCTTGAGCTTCCAGCATTTCCGTACCTCAAGATGCTAGTGACATCTTGGGAGAAGGTGACCTCCATGGTGGTCATCCATCCACTTGTGTAGGagtctgatgatgatgatgatgattgataatggtaatgatgatgacgatgatgattgatgatggtaatgatgatgacgatgatgatgaaaaTGAATTGTATAACTAATTGGGTGAGAGTGGCACAGATGTGTGGTAATCACAGATGCGATACCCGGTATGTGGGTGGCATGCGTCGGGGTGCCAGGGGTAGGGGTGCCAAGGGTAGGGGTGCCAGGTGTAGGGGTGCCAGGTGTAGGGGTGCCAAGGGTAGGGGTGCCAGGTGTAGGGGTGCTAGGAATAGGGGTGCAGGAAAGaggtgatgggggggggggaggtgggacATCAGTAGGGGTGCTAAGAGTGAGGGATCTGGTTAATACGTTTGCTTTTTCCGTCCTTTTATTCCTCACACCTTCCTCCATTTCCCTTGTtcctcacccttccctcctcccttgttcctcacccttccctcctcccttgttcctcacccttccctcctcccttgttcctcacccttccctcctcccttgttcctcacccttccctcctcccttgttcctcacccttccctcctcccttgttcctcacccttccctcttcccttgttcctcacccttccctcctcctttgttcctcacccttccctcctcaTTTGTTCATCACCCTTCCCTTGTtcctcacccttccctcctcccttgttcctcacccttccctcctcccttgttcctcacccttccctcctcccttgttccacacccttccctcctcccttgttcctcacccttccctcctcctttgttcctcacccttccctcctcatttgttcctcacccttccctcttcccttgttcctcacccttccctcctcccttgttcctcacccttccctcctcccttgttcctcacccttccctcctcccttgttcctcacccttccctcctcccttgttcctcacccttccctcctcccttgttcctcacccttccctcctcccttgttcctcacccttccctcctcccttgttcctcacccttccctcctcccttgttcctcacccttccctcctcccttgttcctcacccttccctcctcccttgttcctcactcttccctcctcccttgttcctcacccttccctcctcccttgttcctcacccttccctcctcccttgttcctcacccttccctcctcccttgttcctcacccttccctcctcctttgttcctcacccttccctcctcccctgttCCTCAGTTGTATGGGCCTCAACACCATCCACTGCTCCTCTGGTCTCCAACACCATCCACTGCTCCTCTGGCCTCCAACACCATCCACTGCTCCTCTGGCCTCCAACACCATCCACTGCTCCTCTGGCCTCCAACACCATCCACTGCTCCTCTGGCCTCCAACACCATCCACTGCTCCTCTGGCCTCCAACACCATCCACTGCTCCTCTGGTCTCCAAAACCATCCACTGCTCCTCTGGTCTCCAACACCATCCACTGCTCCTCTGGCCTCCAACACCATCCACTGCTCCTCTGGCCTCCAACACCATCCACTGCTCCTCTGGCCTCCAACACCATCCACTGCTCCTCTGGCCTCCAACACCATCCACTGCTCCTCTGGCCTCCAACACCATCCACTGCTCCTCTGGCCTCCAACACCATCCACTGCTCCTCTGGCCTCCAACACCATCCACTGCTCCTCTGGCCTCCAACACCATCCACTGCTCCTCTGGCCTCCAACACCATCCACTGCTCCTCTGGCCTCCAACACCATCCACTGCTCCTCTGGCCTCCAACACCATCCACTGCTCCTCTGGCCTCCAACACCATCCACTGCTCCTCTGGCCTCCAACACCATCCACTGCTCCTCTGGCCTCCAACACAGACCTCTTGATATGAAGAGAAAAATCATCACCCATCTGAAGAGGATTTAAGGCCAGATCAGTATCCACGAGCCTTACATActcatcagctctctctctctctctctctctctctctctctctctctctctctctctctctctctctctctctctctctctctctctcttcgtaatctctctctctctctcttctgtgatGTTTTACGTATTTAGCAGATCTATCCTAAATAATTATAACATTTCTAAATTTTATGCTAGAAACGGCCTCAAGCTTTCTCTTCTCTGGGCGACACACTGGGTGTTAGCTATACCTCCAGTCAGATAACTAGTAATATACATACTAGTAATAATCGATGAATTACCgacgtgacattttattgtggcaacgtttcactcttcaggagctttgtgaaGCTTCCCATTACCTCGCCAGCTTTCCGAATACACGAGTATTTGCGACAGCATAGTAAGCTGACCAGTGTGGTGTAAGTTGTGCTAGTTGTAAGAGTTGGTATGCAAGTCAAACAGGAATCAATTATGTCATGAAAGAGGAGCTTCGCCGAAGCTGATTGGCGGCTTCGATAACACTCACTGGCTGCTTCGATCCTACTCATCGGCGGCTTCGATCCCACTCATTGGCGGCTTCGATCCCACTCATTGGCGGCTTCGATCCCTCGTGTCCTACAGTCCTTCTAACTGCTCGCATGAGATTACATTGTATATTAGCAGTGTATTAGTGCTCACCTCTTTGTAGTTATTTTGGTCGAGTCTGGGCTCCTGGCCAACTAGTCGACTACTGAAGAACGGTCACACTTTATTTTTCGCCTCACGGGTCAAGTCGCACCTACtcctaaaactgtgtatggaacaTGCTTTCATTAGTGCTTCATCCAGATCTTCAAACTTCATGACCACTCTCACACTGAAGATGTTTGAACTCACTTATCATTGGTTCAAATCTCACCCATTGTGTGGTGCAAACCGCAGCCCGGTTGGTCGGGTATTGactgtaggtgcctgtccagcgccttcttgaagacagccagtggtatattggtaatcctccttatgtatgctgggaggcagctgaacagtcttgggcctctgacacttattgtattgtctcttagtgtactcagggagcccctgcttttcactgagaggatgttgcaccgcctgccgagaCTTTTGCTTTCTTAGGGAATGATTTCCTTGTGCAGACTTGGAACTAGTCTCTTTCTCTAGGATTTTCTTGCCTGCGTTCagaggagtacaggtcaagggacttcagccgtttccagtaactgaggtgttttattgtacttatacgtgcAATTAAAGCTCTCTGTATAttcaggtctgcaattttgcctaccttgaaattgataaattagacacatgtgcaactcttgggtatctttattgaggaaacgtttcgccacacagtggcttcatcagtccaaacatgtcggttctctgaaccattcatctacaaatctgtcagacattgcaacttcttgggatcttaatacttaggaattcttcgcttgcctaattcttgggcacgacctacttccacattgaacaaatgtgacactacctatgactgctgcacctctcctgccatacggtttataagctgcttcttcgctgatatgccgtattctattcaagattgatggactgaacacatcgactcaaggttgagggactgattacctcattctcctcctgttcttcaagtttctcctacgtttggactgatgaagccactgtgtggtgaaacgtttcctcaataaagatacccaagagttgcacatgtgtctaatttatcaacatgtcggttctctgaaccattcatctaccttGAAATTGCAGACTTGTTATTACTTCTCGTGAGGCGAAGCAGGTCTTTTGCTCAGAGTCTTCGATCCACGTAACAAGCCTTCCTCTGATACCAAATCAGACTAAATGTTCAAAGGTCGGCTTTCCA
Above is a window of Cherax quadricarinatus isolate ZL_2023a chromosome 52, ASM3850222v1, whole genome shotgun sequence DNA encoding:
- the LOC128696891 gene encoding beta-1,3-galactosyltransferase 4-like isoform X2; its protein translation is MHKQRFRFIHGKIKVNLTAPKVNLIPEHVRWRHPLNQATPCHDGSSQPLVLALVPSAPGNRRGRNFIRSTWAHPALYPRTGLKVLFVVGLTQDAELQDALDTEAALFHDLIQNTFVDSYRNLTYKAISWLSWVSQHCTHVPFIAKVDDDVLVNPYCLGKYLRGLFSVTTPKTPASNDTLASPPRLSTSSSNQQLSLSVNSTGSLSDDGSLSLTPTDYIYGRLQTRSSPHRRGKWSLAIEEYPENIFPPFVLGPAYIVGAHAVRRLLKYVAQTPFLWLEDVFTTGLVAHLAHVPHVQTEFLYTGNPSVELFYGQKAFMTETSEDKRRYGWEGIKKFSHTEDNHKS
- the LOC128696891 gene encoding beta-1,3-galactosyltransferase 4-like isoform X1, with the protein product MVVRVKLVGAAVTRREEGTLLLLLLQLLTVVAFLTLSFYATTPTTPLTPHGYHDHLRVWESDLPSADTSTTTISSITTTPPSHNLSEMHKQRFRFIHGKIKVNLTAPKVNLIPEHVRWRHPLNQATPCHDGSSQPLVLALVPSAPGNRRGRNFIRSTWAHPALYPRTGLKVLFVVGLTQDAELQDALDTEAALFHDLIQNTFVDSYRNLTYKAISWLSWVSQHCTHVPFIAKVDDDVLVNPYCLGKYLRGLFSVTTPKTPASNDTLASPPRLSTSSSNQQLSLSVNSTGSLSDDGSLSLTPTDYIYGRLQTRSSPHRRGKWSLAIEEYPENIFPPFVLGPAYIVGAHAVRRLLKYVAQTPFLWLEDVFTTGLVAHLAHVPHVQTEFLYTGNPSVELFYGQKAFMTETSEDKRRYGWEGIKKFSHTEDNHKS